A portion of the Coraliomargarita parva genome contains these proteins:
- a CDS encoding NirA family protein, with protein sequence MGETFTVNQKQYLEGFFAGVSQRSSMPFLGQNAAGQFTDNPAEAEESVYGTPVEDLCKEEQIKLERNGLDIWDTIVSDSEAKQFPQGGDVFRYKFHGLFHVAPAQDSFMLRCRIAGCALKSFQLAGLAEIAEDWGGGYADVTTRGNFQIREIMPPNTVSVLTKLDEIGLTSKGSGADNLRNITASPTSGFDPDEVLDVLPYAKAMHHYILNNRDLYGLPRKFNISFDNGGRVSVCADTNDIAFYAVSVGEGQGVEPGIYFRVQLCGITGHKQFASDTGLLVEPSKAVPLAAAMVRVFIEHGDRTNRKKARLKYLIDDWGVEKFLEETQQKVAFDLVKLPLEQCEPRLPVLKHGHIGVYDEKTAGYNYIGVVIPVGRMLPEQMKSIAKLADQYGRGEVRLTAWQNLIIPGIKDEDVEAVKAAIIEAGFHYSSTTISGGLVACTGNAGCKYAASNTKSHALQLAEFLEQEIHLDQPINIHLTGCPHSCAQHYIGDIGLIGAKVKVGEESVEGYAVVLGGGVDDKQAIAHEVFPGTAFEELKPLLLRVLQTYQEKREGQETFWEFTRRHSADELKALFSVAA encoded by the coding sequence ATGGGCGAGACATTTACAGTCAATCAGAAGCAATACCTGGAAGGTTTCTTTGCCGGCGTGAGCCAGCGGAGCAGCATGCCTTTCCTCGGGCAGAATGCGGCCGGCCAGTTTACCGACAACCCGGCCGAGGCGGAAGAGTCGGTCTATGGCACCCCGGTCGAGGACCTGTGCAAGGAAGAACAGATCAAGCTGGAACGTAACGGTCTCGATATCTGGGATACGATCGTCAGTGATTCCGAGGCGAAGCAGTTCCCGCAAGGCGGCGACGTGTTCCGCTACAAGTTTCACGGACTCTTCCATGTGGCGCCGGCCCAGGACTCCTTCATGCTCCGCTGCCGGATTGCCGGCTGCGCCTTGAAGTCCTTCCAGTTGGCCGGCCTCGCCGAGATCGCGGAAGACTGGGGGGGCGGTTATGCCGACGTGACCACCCGCGGGAATTTCCAGATCCGTGAAATCATGCCGCCGAACACGGTATCGGTCCTCACCAAGCTCGACGAGATCGGGCTGACCTCCAAGGGCTCCGGTGCGGACAACCTGCGCAATATCACGGCCAGCCCGACCAGCGGCTTCGATCCGGATGAAGTGCTTGATGTGCTGCCTTACGCCAAGGCCATGCATCATTACATCCTGAACAACCGCGACCTCTACGGCCTGCCGCGCAAGTTCAACATCTCCTTTGATAACGGCGGCCGGGTTTCTGTCTGTGCCGATACCAACGACATCGCGTTCTATGCGGTCAGTGTGGGCGAAGGGCAGGGCGTCGAACCGGGCATCTACTTTCGCGTTCAGCTCTGCGGCATCACCGGGCACAAGCAGTTCGCTTCCGACACCGGGCTCCTGGTCGAGCCGTCCAAAGCGGTTCCTTTGGCCGCCGCTATGGTTCGTGTCTTTATTGAGCACGGTGACCGCACCAACCGCAAGAAGGCGCGGTTGAAGTATCTGATCGATGACTGGGGCGTGGAAAAGTTCCTTGAGGAAACCCAACAGAAGGTGGCCTTCGATTTGGTCAAGCTACCGCTGGAGCAATGCGAACCCCGCCTGCCTGTGCTCAAACACGGCCACATCGGTGTGTATGACGAAAAGACCGCTGGCTACAACTATATCGGCGTGGTCATTCCGGTCGGTCGCATGTTGCCCGAGCAGATGAAATCCATCGCCAAGCTGGCCGATCAATACGGTCGCGGCGAAGTGCGTCTGACTGCCTGGCAGAACCTGATCATCCCCGGGATCAAGGACGAAGATGTCGAAGCCGTAAAGGCCGCGATCATCGAGGCCGGCTTCCATTACAGCTCGACCACGATTTCCGGCGGTCTTGTGGCCTGCACGGGCAATGCCGGATGCAAATATGCGGCCAGTAACACCAAGAGCCATGCGCTTCAGCTCGCCGAATTCCTGGAACAGGAAATCCATCTTGACCAGCCGATCAATATTCACCTGACCGGCTGCCCGCACTCCTGCGCGCAGCATTACATCGGCGATATCGGTCTGATTGGGGCCAAGGTCAAAGTGGGTGAGGAAAGTGTCGAAGGCTATGCCGTCGTGCTTGGTGGCGGAGTCGACGACAAGCAAGCCATCGCCCACGAAGTCTTTCCCGGTACCGCCTTCGAAGAACTCAAGCCGCTGCTCCTGCGCGTCCTGCAAACCTATCAGGAAAAGCGCGAAGGCCAGGAAACCTTCTGGGAATTCACCCGCCGCCATTCCGCGGACGAGCTCAAAGCCCTCTTCTCGGTCGCCGCATAA